A window of the Lagopus muta isolate bLagMut1 chromosome 1, bLagMut1 primary, whole genome shotgun sequence genome harbors these coding sequences:
- the NUP107 gene encoding nuclear pore complex protein Nup107 isoform X2 — protein MLEWGRAAMDRSSFGEVLSPLSTEMAKPGRKQSSQKRVSILTSLDDSIGSMTPRGQMIPRTSSSLFRQPFTALSRSSLKQTDTSTILGAAGKSPLILQNSGLLGNQSMLDESNWTAVLSPQQTGMFTNLDMTEDVTTSAVLLREDDPGEAATMSMYSDFLHSFLKHTSTTIFDLVDEYESICNNQVNILGKIVYRATPGQQKFSKTASVLWLLKQEMVTWRLLSSLYRDRIQSALEDETAFDITVLNASEKTNVDNLFQKDALVRQSQLVVDWLESIAKDEIGNFSDNIEFYAKSVYWENTLHILKQRRLSAYIGSSRPLVTELDPDAPIRQKLPLDDLDREDDARLLKYLFTLIRAGMTDEAQRLCKRCGQAWRAATLEGWKLYHDPNINGGGNEVQPVEGNPYRCIWKICCWRMAEEEQFNRYERAIYAALSGNLKQLLPVCDTWEDTVWAYFRVMVDTLVEQEIRTSVVTAEEMEELPREYLETNWTSEKVFEELQATDKTRVIEENQEHYHVIQKFIILGDVDGLMEEFNRWLSKDRSVLPGHLLRFMTHLILFFRTLGQQTKEEVSVEVLKTYIQRMISEKHTDLIAFYVSHLPPELAVAQYALFLEDVTESDQRHHCLELAKEAGLDVAAITKTVVENIRKKDAGDFSHHDHMLDTGTTEADRLKIDVIDWLVFDPAQRAEALKQSNAIMRKFLASKKHEAAKDVFVKIPQDSIAEIYNQWEDQGIEASLPAEDDNAIREHLCIRAYLEAHEIFNKWFQHMNSAPQKPPLLPQASFTEKVAHEHKEKKYEVDYGIWKSFLDGLTSDVKEKMYNVLLFVDGGWMVDVREDAEEDPERTHQMILLRKLCLPMMCFLLHTVLHSTGQYQECLRLADMVASERHKLYTVFSKEELRKFLQKLRESSLMLLDQDLDPLGYEIQS, from the exons ATGCTGGAGTGGGGCCGGGCAGCCATGGACAG aagcAGTTTTGGAGAGGTACTGTCACCCCTCAGTACAGAGATGGCCAAGCCTGGCCGAAAACAAAGCTCTCAGAAAAGAGTTTCTA TTCTTACATCCCTGGATGACAGTATTGGAAGTATGACACCCAGAGGCCAGATGATTCCCCGAACTTCCAGTTCGTTGTTTCGCCAGCCGT TTACTGCACTGTCTCGAAGCTCTCTGAAGCAGACAGACACATCTACCatcctgggagcagcagggaaatCTCCCCTGATTCTGCAGAATTCTGGTCTGCTTGGCAATCAGTCTATG ttgGATGAAAGTAACTGGACAGCAGTGCTCTCACCTCAGCAGACAGGAATGTTTACAAATCTAGACATGACAGAAGATGTCACCACGAGTGCTGTACTGTTGCGTGAGGATGATCCTGGGGAAGCTG CTACTATGAGCATGTACTCAGATTTTCTGCATTCCTTCCTGAAACATACATCAACTACCATTTTCGATCTTGTGGATGAGTATGAAAGTATATGTAATAATCAG GTGAACATACTGGGGAAGATAGTTTACAGAGCAACTCCTGGACAGCAGAAGTTTTCAAAAACTGCCAGTGTCTTGTGGCTTCTCAAGCAGGAGATGGTAACGTGGAGACTGTTGTCCTCACTTTATAG gGACAGAATACAATCTGCATTGGAAGATGAAACCGCCTTTGATATCACA GTTTTAAATGCAAGTGAAAAGACAAATGTAGACAACTTGTTTCAGAAAGATGCACTTGTTCGACAAAGCCAG CTGGTGGTAGATTGGCTAGAGAGCATTGCCAAGGATGAAATTGGGAACTTCTCTGATAATATTGAGTTTTATGCCAAATCTGTATATTG GGAGAACACGCTGCATATCCTGAAGCAGCGACGGCTGAGTGCGTACATTGGAAGTTCTCGGCCTCTGGTTACAGAGTTG GATCCAGATGCTCCCATAAGGCAGAAACTGCCACTTGATGATTTGGATCGAGAAGATGATGCAAGATTACTGAAGTATCTCTTCACTCTTATCAGAGCAGGGATGACAGATGAG GCACAGCGCTTATGCAAACGATGTGGTCAGGCCTGGAGAGCTGCAACTTTGGAAGGATGGAAATTGTATCATGATCCCAACATAAATGGAg GAGGAAACGAGGTACAGCCTGTTGAAGGGAATCCATACAGATGCATTTGGAAAATATGTTGTTGGCGCATGGCTGAAGAG GAGCAATTTAACAGATATGAGAGAGCAATCTATGCAGCACTCAGTGGAAACCTCAAGCAG CTTCTTCCAGTTTGTGACACCTGGGAGGACACAGTTTGGGCATATTTCAGGGTCATGGTGGATACACTTGTGGAGCAAGAAATACGAACATCAGTAGTAACTGCAGAGGAGATGGAAGAGCTCCCTAGAGAGTATTTAGAAACCAA ctgGACTTCAGAAAAAGTTTTTGAAGAACTTCAGGCAACAGACAAAACG AGAGTTATAGAGGAGAATCAAGAGCACTATCATGTGATTCAGAAATTCATTATACTGGGAGACGTGGATG GTCTGATGGAAGAATTCAACAGATGGCTTTCCAAAGACAGAAGCGTGCTGCCAGGGCACCTCCTTCGTTTCATGACACATCTTATTCTGTTTTTCCGCACTTTGGGCCAGCAGACTAAG GAGGAAGTTTCTGTTGAAGTCCTAAAGACCTACATTCAG cGGATGATATCAGAGAAGCACACAGACTTAATAGCTTTTTATGTGAGCCACCTGCCCCCAGAGCTGGCTGTTGCCCAGTATGCTCTGTTTCTAGAAGATGTTACTGAAAGTGATCAACGCCACCACTGTCTTGAGTTAGCAAAAGAAGCAG GCCTGGATGTTGCAGCCATAACAAAAACTGTTGTTGAGAACATCCGCAAGAAGGATGCTGGGGATTTCAGTCACCATGATCATATGTTGGACACAGGCACAACAGAG GCAGATCGGCTGAAAATAGATGTAATTGACTGGCTCGTATTTGATCCTGcacagagggctgaagcactcAAGCAAAGCAATGCTATCATGAGGAAGTTCTTGG CATCCAAGAAGCATGAAGCTGCAAAAGATGTGTTTGTGAAGATTCCTCAAGACTCTATAGCAGAAATATATAACCAATGGGAAGATCAGGGAATAGAAGCCTCTCTTCCAGCTGAAGACGACAATGCTATAAGAGAACACTTATGTATAAGGGCATATTTG GAAGCCCATGAAATCTTCAATAAATGGTTTCAGCACATGAACTCAGCTCCACAGAAGCCGCCTTTGTTGCCACAAGCAAGTTTCACTGAAAAAGTGGCCCatgaacataaagaaaaaaaatacgaG GTGGACTATGGTATCTGGAAAAGTTTCTTGGATGGTCTTACAAGTGATGTCAAGGAGAAAATGTACAACGTGTTGCTGTTCGTTGATGGAGGATGGATGGTTGATGTTAGAGag
- the NUP107 gene encoding nuclear pore complex protein Nup107 isoform X1 codes for MLEWGRAAMDRSSFGEVLSPLSTEMAKPGRKQSSQKRVSILTSLDDSIGSMTPRGQMIPRTSSSLFRQPFTALSRSSLKQTDTSTILGAAGKSPLILQNSGLLGNQSMLDESNWTAVLSPQQTGMFTNLDMTEDVTTSAVLLREDDPGEAATMSMYSDFLHSFLKHTSTTIFDLVDEYESICNNQVNILGKIVYRATPGQQKFSKTASVLWLLKQEMVTWRLLSSLYRDRIQSALEDETAFDITVLNASEKTNVDNLFQKDALVRQSQLVVDWLESIAKDEIGNFSDNIEFYAKSVYWENTLHILKQRRLSAYIGSSRPLVTELDPDAPIRQKLPLDDLDREDDARLLKYLFTLIRAGMTDEAQRLCKRCGQAWRAATLEGWKLYHDPNINGGGNEVQPVEGNPYRCIWKICCWRMAEEEQFNRYERAIYAALSGNLKQLLPVCDTWEDTVWAYFRVMVDTLVEQEIRTSVVTAEEMEELPREYLETNWTSEKVFEELQATDKTRVIEENQEHYHVIQKFIILGDVDGLMEEFNRWLSKDRSVLPGHLLRFMTHLILFFRTLGQQTKEEVSVEVLKTYIQRMISEKHTDLIAFYVSHLPPELAVAQYALFLEDVTESDQRHHCLELAKEAGLDVAAITKTVVENIRKKDAGDFSHHDHMLDTGTTEADRLKIDVIDWLVFDPAQRAEALKQSNAIMRKFLASKKHEAAKDVFVKIPQDSIAEIYNQWEDQGIEASLPAEDDNAIREHLCIRAYLEAHEIFNKWFQHMNSAPQKPPLLPQASFTEKVAHEHKEKKYEVDYGIWKSFLDGLTSDVKEKMYNVLLFVDGGWMVDVREVGVCNANVYCALVRMLRRTPNEHIR; via the exons ATGCTGGAGTGGGGCCGGGCAGCCATGGACAG aagcAGTTTTGGAGAGGTACTGTCACCCCTCAGTACAGAGATGGCCAAGCCTGGCCGAAAACAAAGCTCTCAGAAAAGAGTTTCTA TTCTTACATCCCTGGATGACAGTATTGGAAGTATGACACCCAGAGGCCAGATGATTCCCCGAACTTCCAGTTCGTTGTTTCGCCAGCCGT TTACTGCACTGTCTCGAAGCTCTCTGAAGCAGACAGACACATCTACCatcctgggagcagcagggaaatCTCCCCTGATTCTGCAGAATTCTGGTCTGCTTGGCAATCAGTCTATG ttgGATGAAAGTAACTGGACAGCAGTGCTCTCACCTCAGCAGACAGGAATGTTTACAAATCTAGACATGACAGAAGATGTCACCACGAGTGCTGTACTGTTGCGTGAGGATGATCCTGGGGAAGCTG CTACTATGAGCATGTACTCAGATTTTCTGCATTCCTTCCTGAAACATACATCAACTACCATTTTCGATCTTGTGGATGAGTATGAAAGTATATGTAATAATCAG GTGAACATACTGGGGAAGATAGTTTACAGAGCAACTCCTGGACAGCAGAAGTTTTCAAAAACTGCCAGTGTCTTGTGGCTTCTCAAGCAGGAGATGGTAACGTGGAGACTGTTGTCCTCACTTTATAG gGACAGAATACAATCTGCATTGGAAGATGAAACCGCCTTTGATATCACA GTTTTAAATGCAAGTGAAAAGACAAATGTAGACAACTTGTTTCAGAAAGATGCACTTGTTCGACAAAGCCAG CTGGTGGTAGATTGGCTAGAGAGCATTGCCAAGGATGAAATTGGGAACTTCTCTGATAATATTGAGTTTTATGCCAAATCTGTATATTG GGAGAACACGCTGCATATCCTGAAGCAGCGACGGCTGAGTGCGTACATTGGAAGTTCTCGGCCTCTGGTTACAGAGTTG GATCCAGATGCTCCCATAAGGCAGAAACTGCCACTTGATGATTTGGATCGAGAAGATGATGCAAGATTACTGAAGTATCTCTTCACTCTTATCAGAGCAGGGATGACAGATGAG GCACAGCGCTTATGCAAACGATGTGGTCAGGCCTGGAGAGCTGCAACTTTGGAAGGATGGAAATTGTATCATGATCCCAACATAAATGGAg GAGGAAACGAGGTACAGCCTGTTGAAGGGAATCCATACAGATGCATTTGGAAAATATGTTGTTGGCGCATGGCTGAAGAG GAGCAATTTAACAGATATGAGAGAGCAATCTATGCAGCACTCAGTGGAAACCTCAAGCAG CTTCTTCCAGTTTGTGACACCTGGGAGGACACAGTTTGGGCATATTTCAGGGTCATGGTGGATACACTTGTGGAGCAAGAAATACGAACATCAGTAGTAACTGCAGAGGAGATGGAAGAGCTCCCTAGAGAGTATTTAGAAACCAA ctgGACTTCAGAAAAAGTTTTTGAAGAACTTCAGGCAACAGACAAAACG AGAGTTATAGAGGAGAATCAAGAGCACTATCATGTGATTCAGAAATTCATTATACTGGGAGACGTGGATG GTCTGATGGAAGAATTCAACAGATGGCTTTCCAAAGACAGAAGCGTGCTGCCAGGGCACCTCCTTCGTTTCATGACACATCTTATTCTGTTTTTCCGCACTTTGGGCCAGCAGACTAAG GAGGAAGTTTCTGTTGAAGTCCTAAAGACCTACATTCAG cGGATGATATCAGAGAAGCACACAGACTTAATAGCTTTTTATGTGAGCCACCTGCCCCCAGAGCTGGCTGTTGCCCAGTATGCTCTGTTTCTAGAAGATGTTACTGAAAGTGATCAACGCCACCACTGTCTTGAGTTAGCAAAAGAAGCAG GCCTGGATGTTGCAGCCATAACAAAAACTGTTGTTGAGAACATCCGCAAGAAGGATGCTGGGGATTTCAGTCACCATGATCATATGTTGGACACAGGCACAACAGAG GCAGATCGGCTGAAAATAGATGTAATTGACTGGCTCGTATTTGATCCTGcacagagggctgaagcactcAAGCAAAGCAATGCTATCATGAGGAAGTTCTTGG CATCCAAGAAGCATGAAGCTGCAAAAGATGTGTTTGTGAAGATTCCTCAAGACTCTATAGCAGAAATATATAACCAATGGGAAGATCAGGGAATAGAAGCCTCTCTTCCAGCTGAAGACGACAATGCTATAAGAGAACACTTATGTATAAGGGCATATTTG GAAGCCCATGAAATCTTCAATAAATGGTTTCAGCACATGAACTCAGCTCCACAGAAGCCGCCTTTGTTGCCACAAGCAAGTTTCACTGAAAAAGTGGCCCatgaacataaagaaaaaaaatacgaG GTGGACTATGGTATCTGGAAAAGTTTCTTGGATGGTCTTACAAGTGATGTCAAGGAGAAAATGTACAACGTGTTGCTGTTCGTTGATGGAGGATGGATGGTTGATGTTAGAGag